A single region of the Raphanus sativus cultivar WK10039 chromosome 1, ASM80110v3, whole genome shotgun sequence genome encodes:
- the LOC108839395 gene encoding protein OBERON 2, producing MDTDTTTTTEQSNRELPPPPRLHLRPVRPMESGVGLPYAPENWPNPGDTWRWKAGPRITGKGTFLDRYLYPPKHLPGLSNTETMRKGTAFRSRLSLQRYIRLAFPDADVRKFFASFSWAIPSTTDGISVKRSVLPVYNNSSDGEDPMQAADVLVCKAGNDKCCSLTMPPQSETEEEAMMTCDICCGEPSFCVDCSCILCCKSISGEHEGYSYVRCEAVVSEGLVCGHVAHISCALRAYMAGTVGGSIGLDAEYYCRRCDDRKDLVPHVNRFLEICKTVEYQGDVEKILNLGICVLRGSQRVSAKELLNCIESTVIKLKCGTSLEDLWNDDTPTIWSDFSDSGDGKDNDALQNLQDVTPIEPIPFNHEAEMHKLEEEIREVLKALREAQESEYQIAEVRLHAQKECLGDLYRQLEEEKSELSRRVSCTDADSLMTNVLKRLDQIRKEVTKLKEMEEVAKGFGRTPRGILEEYFHLTIEE from the exons ATGGACACTGATACCACTACTACTACTGAGCAAAGTAACAGAGAGTTACCACCTCCTCCTCGCCTTCATCTGAGGCCAGTAAGGCCAATGGAATCCGGTGTTGGCTTACCCTACGCACCTGAGAACTGGCCTAACCCTGGAGACACGTGGCGCTGGAAAGCAGGACCTAGAATCACCGGCAAAGGCACCTTTTTGGACCGCTACTTATACCCTCCCAAGCACCTCCCCGGTTTATCCAACACTGAGACCATGCGTAAAGGCACCGCCTTTAGGAGCAGGCTCTCTCTCCAACGCTACATTCGTCTTGCCTTCCCTGACGCAGATGTCCGCAAGTTCTTTGCTTCTTTCAGCTGGGCTATACCTAGCACCACAGATG GCATAAGTGTGAAGCGCTCTGTATTGCCAGTGTATAATAATAGCTCAGATGGTGAAGATCCAATGCAGGCTGCTGACGTTCTGGTTTGTAAGGCTGGTAATGACAAATGCTGCAGCCTGACGATGCCACCACAGAgtgaaacagaagaagaagcgaTGATGACTTGTGACATTTGCTGTGGTGAACCTAGTTTCTGCGTTGACTGCTCTTGCATCCTCTGCTGCAAATCGATAAGCGGAGAGCATGAAGGTTACAGCTACGTCAGATGCGAAGCTGTGGTTTCCGAGGGTCTTGTGTGCGGACATGTTGCTCATATCAGCTGTGCTCTTCGAGCTTACATGGCTGGAACGGTTGGAGGGAGTATCGGGTTGGATGCTGAGTACTACTGCAGGAGATGCGACGATAGAAAGGACTTGGTTCCGCATGTTAACAGGTTCCTGGAGATATGTAAGACTGTGGAGTACCAAGGCGATGTGGAGAAGATCCTTAATCTCGGTATTTGTGTCCTGCGTGGCTCGCAGAGAGTCAGTGCTAAGGAGCTGCTCAACTGTATCGAATCAACGGTCATCAAG CTTAAATGTGGCACGAGCTTGGAAGATCTTTGGAATGATGATACACCTACTATATGGTCAG ATTTCTCTGACAGTGGAGACGGTAAAGACAATGATGCATTGCAAAATCTACAAGACGTGACACCGATCGAGCCAATACCATTCAATCACGAGGCAGAGATGCACAAACTGGAGGAAGAGATCCGTGAGGTGCTAAAAGCGCTGAGGGAAGCTCAGGAATCCGAGTATCAAATCGCTGAAGTCAGACTTCATGCTCAGAAAGAATGTCTCGGTGATCTGTATAGGCAACTTGAGGAGGAGAAGTCAGAGCTGTCGAGGCGTGTGTCATGTACAGATGCAGATAGCTTGATGACTAATGTGTTGAAAAGATTGGATCAGATAAGGAAAGAAGTGACAAAGCTTAAGGAAATGGAAGAAGTGGCTAAAGGATTTGGGAGGACTCCTAGAGGAATCCTTGAAGAGTACTTTCATCTAACAATCGAGGAGTAG
- the LOC108854817 gene encoding transcription repressor OFP12: MPRTMWKDFHLCFPSNLIKPSSNASEEEANRPPILLINNFNNLYNDTTTTGHSISKPLIEPSSTTTTTTFTASASTSTSTTGNSSSFSASLYESDNYGIAPDDTLPPDLTAVLASRRFFFSSPGRSNSITDSPDLRPRFDHKTSTATTAATRLLTGGAAMKQCVQSPDPYNDFRRSMQEMLDAVTDAGDARRYEFLHELLASYLSLNAEDTHKFIIRAFADVLVSLLSDGHRTN, translated from the coding sequence atgcCAAGAACCATGTGGAAAGACTTCCATCTTTGCTTTCCATCAAATCTCATCAAGCCCTCCTCCAACGCCTCCGAAGAAGAAGCCAACCGGCCACCCATTCTTCTCATCAACAACTTCAACAACCTTTACAACGATACCACCACCACTGGCCACAGCATATCTAAGCCTCTTATTGAACCTTCCTCCACTACAACCACCACAACATTCACTGCCTCcgcctccacctccacctccaccaccggTAATTCCTCGTCCTTCTCCGCCTCCTTGTATGAGTCTGATAATTACGGTATTGCCCCTGACGACACTCTCCCTCCGGACTTAACCGCCGTTCTTGCCTCACGTCgctttttcttctcttcaccTGGCCGCTCCAACTCAATCACCGATTCTCCTGATCTCCGTCCCCGGTTTGATCACAAAACTTCCACTGCTACTACCGCTGCTACTAGGCTTCTAACCGGAGGAGCCGCCATGAAGCAATGCGTGCAATCTCCTGATCCTTACAACGACTTCCGCCGATCGATGCAAGAGATGCTTGACGCCGTTACAGACGCAGGAGATGCTCGCCGTTACGAGTTCTTGCACGAGCTGTTAGCTAGCTACCTCTCATTGAACGCAGAAGATACACATAAGTTCATTATCAGAGCTTTCGCCGACGTTCTCGTCTCTCTCTTATCGGACGGTCACCGGACTAACTGA
- the LOC108853633 gene encoding uncharacterized protein LOC108853633 gives MASSSPSSTMTTTTTTTTVSTEDDSERRDNSNCYFPDCRKDANCSCEICLDSLNATLDLMPLSVQRSSLTKLSYASSSAFKPTVESTPSSFDPDVVITTPASVSRPISSKVKKISQPRKKKVVKNEEPRKKEKKRKSLTCVVIMKVVLVIGLVLCLELGFGWVVRGVLRPEFTEEIVRISGERSQAARDLGAKMRISEDELKGFAKNGKFCSCVDSKSRWKFNQGGPMLNSKCVLYKSATEEVSIWGWPLQTAGLFGTGFSSSSITVLSGRVTEWSEGKFGYSIHEVNTSWRKTKWSTSVLQLDPNTWVLEYSLSSVTESSSLLSLTIDLLTHKMVQAAKNVNRELFWMFSDSRKLYSEVVSEASITMTPT, from the exons ATGGCATCATCATCACCGAGCAGCacgatgacgacgacgacgacgacaaCTACGGTCTCCACGGAAGATGATTCAGAGAGGAGAGACAACAGTAACTGCTACTTCCCAGATTGTCGCAAAGACGCGAACTGCAGCTGCGAGATCTGTCTCGACAGCCTCAACGCGACGCTCGATCTCATGCCTCTCAGCGTGCAGAGAAGTTCCCTCACCAAGCTCTCCTACGCATCATCGTCCGCTTTCAAACCCACCGTAGAGTCCACTCCAAGTTCGTTTGACCCGGATGTGGTGATCACCACGCCCGCCTCTGTTTCTCGCCCAATATCATCGAAGGTGAAGAAGATCTCTCAGCCGAGGAAGAAGAAAGTGGTGAAGAATGAAGAAccgaggaagaaggagaagaagagaaagtcaCTGACTTGCGTTGTTATTATGAAAGTGGTGTTGGTGATTGGTTTGGTTCTGTGTTTGGAGTTAGGGTTTGGTTGGGTGGTTAGAGGGGTTTTGAGACCTGAGTTTACAGAGGAGATAGTGAGAATCTCTGGGGAGAGATCTCAGGCTGCTAGGGATCTAGGCGCGAAGATGAGAATCTCGGAAGATGAATTAAAGGGTTTTGCTAAAAATGGAAAGTTTTGTAGCTGCGTAGATTCCAAATCCAGATGGAAATTCAATCAG GGTGGTCCTATGTTGAACTCAAAGTGTGTTCTGTACAAGTCCGCCACTGAAGAAGTGAGTATATGGGGATGGCCTTTGCAGACAGCTGGACTGTTCGGTACTGGATTCTCCTCAAGTTCGATCACCGTCTTATCAGGCCGAGTAACTGAG TGGTCAGAAGGGAAATTTGGTTACTCAATACATGAGGTCAACACTTCGTGGAGGAAAACAAAATGGAGCACATCGGTTCTGCAATTAGATCCTAACACATGGGTTCTTGAGTACAGTTTAAGCTCAGTGACGGAGAGTTCGAGTTTGTTGTCACTGACCATTGATCTCCTGACACACAAGATGGTCCAAGCAGCAAAGAATGTAAACCGGGAGCTTTTCTGGATGTTTTCAGACTCAAGGAAACTGTATAGTGAAGTGGTATCAGAGGCTAGCATTACAATGACACCAACTTAA
- the LOC130499044 gene encoding putative B3 domain-containing protein At3g24850, with the protein MRGEDDHYLSRMKKDWPNIRDKVTKALEEALLRKAKSPSSRIIKFDLNEPPPPDTDEEEQINEAEIRYHKVSSGASSRFCSNIDLNKSPREEPPNHDHNITKNLLNPNPGKRPLKRKGRGSGRLDKAKKQRLKAALEVEDAKLVFEKTLSVSDVNPNQSRFLIPFKKLKRNDFLTQEESSFLEQEEGNKGGKPGVEAFLVDQRSEAWSLVFKRWVMKKKESSQKGTLNYVLNRGWNDIVKENKLKAKDKISLWSFRCDGVLCFSLVSN; encoded by the coding sequence ATGAGAGGTGAAGATGATCACTATCTTTCACGTATGAAAAAAGATTGGCCAAATATACGTGATAAAGTGACCAAGGCGTTAGAGGAAGCGTTGTTGCGCAAAGCTAAGTCTCCTTCATCACGCATTATCAAGTTTGACCTTAACGAACCTCCTCCTCCTGATACGGATGAAGAAGAGCAGATCAATGAAGCAGAGATAAGATACCATAAAGTTTCTAGTGGAGCTTCTTCTAGGTTTTGTAGCAACATTGACCTTAACAAGTCCCCGAGAGAAGAGCCACCAAACCACGATCACAACATCACTAAGAACCtactaaaccctaatcctgGCAAGAGACCTCTCAAGCGAAAGGGAAGGGGTAGTGGTAGGTTGGATAAGGCAAAGAAGCAAAGACTCAAAGCTGCTTTGGAAGTAGAAGACGCGAAGCTCGTCTTTGAGAAGACTTTGTCCGTGAGTGATGTCAACCCAAACCAGAGCCGTTTCTTAATCCCTTTCAAAAAGCTAAAAAGAAACGACTTCTTGACTCAAGAGGAATCGAGTTTCTTAGAACAAGAAGAAGGCAACAAGGGCGGGAAGCCTGGAGTGGAAGCGTTTCTCGTGGACCAAAGGTCTGAAGCTTGGAGTTTGGTTTTCAAGAGAtgggtgatgaagaagaaggagagctCTCAAAAGGGTACATTGAACTACGTTTTGAACCGTGGCTGGAACGACATCGTTAAGGAGAATAAGTTGAAAGCCAAAGACAAGATTAGTCTCTGGTCTTTTAGGTGCGAC
- the LOC108809298 gene encoding photosystem II D1 precursor processing protein PSB27-H2, chloroplastic: MGFLVAAINVPPPTLIHQQVKSNKHGCSKEEKIQERCLFARRGFLHCVGGASLMATLEFSGLQAAQAEDVEREGVVGAFKSLFDPNERTKSGKELPKAYLKSAREVVKTMRESLKENPKDNAKFRRSADSAKESIRDYLSNWRGQESVAGEESYAELEKVIRALATFYSKAGPSAPLPDEVKTEILDDLNRAEEFL; encoded by the exons aTGGGTTTCCTTGTAGCCGCCATTAATGTTCCTCCTCCTACATTGATCCATCAACAAGTGAAATCGAATAAGCATGGTTGTAGTAAAG AAGAAAAGATTCAAGAGAGATGTTTGTTTGCTCGTCGTGGTTTCTTGCACTGTGTTGGTGGTGCTTCGTTGATGGCCACACTTGAGTTCTCTGGATTACAAGCTGCTCAAGCAGAGGATGTAGAGAGAGAAGGAGTTGTTGGTGCTTTCAAGTCTTTGTTTGATCCTAACGAGAGAACAAAATCTGGCAAAGAGCTACCGAAAGCTTACTTGAAATCTGCAAGGGAGGTTGTGAAAACGATGAGGGAGTCTCTTAAAGAAAACCCAAAAGACAATGCTAAGTTTAGAAGAAGCGCTGACTCCGCCAAGGAGTCGATTCGTGATTACTTGAGCAACTGGAGAGGGCAGGAGAGTGTAGCTGGAGAA GAATCTTACGCGGAGCTGGAGAAAGTCATCCGAGCTCTGGCGACGTTTTACTCGAAGGCGGGACCTTCTGCACCTCTTCCTGACGAGGTTAAGACTGAGATTTTGGATGATCTTAATAGAGCTGAAGAGTTTTTGTGA
- the LOC130511301 gene encoding uncharacterized protein LOC130511301, whose product MALSALNQLYLALANKPEQEKITAEEMSVIASCHLKVLWTAGFASGLAGGLGWQVAKKMKMLKLPLTVLPAVAAFTAAWDWSNSTTAVSCLDNILRQDATRMQRELVNVLVKYNRGEAWRWQLMSKHFYPEAVYNDQGEKPQMRWRKRRTFTEIPASYDDDDVDDAKPQRTNNTDASKTKPVLQNTSGSSDGEMADEEDALDGVFGGPEPTESVPAAPVNAKASSKAQTRKQKRAQRRQRRKNREEASVNNSTPQYERA is encoded by the exons ATGGCGTTGTCCGCTTTGAATCAGCTCTATCTCGCCCTCGCCAATAAACCCGAGCAG GAGAAGATAACGGCGGAAGAGATGAGTGTGATTGCCTCTTGCCATCTCAAAGTTCTCTGGACTGCTGGCTTTGCCTCTGGTCTAGCTGGTGGTTTAGGTTGGCAAG TGGCGAAAAAGATGAAAATGCTGAAGCTTCCTCTTACAGTtt TACCTGCTGTGGCGGCTTTTACTGCTGCTTGGGATTGGTCAAACTCCACTACTGCTGTTTCATGCCTTGATAACATTCTTAGGCAAGATGCTACACGTATGCAGAGAGAGCTTGTCAATGT CTTAGTCAAGTACAACAGAGGTGAAGCTTGGAGATGGCAGCTTATGTCCAAGCACTTCTACCCTGAAGCTGTTTACAACGATCAAGGAGAGAAACCTCAGATGCGCTGGCGTAAGAGGAGAACTTTCACTGAAATCCCCGCTtcttatgatgatgatgatgtagaTGATGCCAAACCTCAGAGAACCAACAACACTGATGCTTCAAAGACTAAACCAGTGCTCCAAAATACCTCT GGAAGTTCGGATGGCGAAATGGCGGATGAAGAAGATGCTCTTGACGGTGTATTTGGTGGACCAGAACCAACAGAGAGCGTTCCTGCTGCGCCGGTTAATGCGAAAGCTTCAAGCAAAGCGCAAACTCGCAAACAGAAGAGAGCTCAACGAAGACAGAGACGGAAAAACCGTGAAGAAGCTTCCGTTAATAATAGTACTCCTCAGTACGAACGTGCTTAA